In Zea mays cultivar B73 chromosome 7, Zm-B73-REFERENCE-NAM-5.0, whole genome shotgun sequence, the following proteins share a genomic window:
- the LOC109940794 gene encoding uncharacterized protein, with amino-acid sequence MLPRPSQRSIFYLGEEGGDDHSVAEEHVKNIDTRRSHGARQDDGCQWRKRDAAVDAVGVGLQILVQNRHHTKVPPSHSHIVLKQVVVLTTVAPHRRVPCSSFLSACSRCRKELSGKDDVFMYRGDQGFCSEECRCEQILVDEAREREAMFGGKQRMRRGLPRRLHHGPRSAMGAIGGGASRRLVATAY; translated from the exons ATGCTTCCGAGGCCGAGCCAAAGAAGCATCTTCTACCTCGGGGAGGAGGGTGGCGACGACCACAGCGTCGCCGAGGAGCATGTGAAGAACATCGATACTAGGCGCAGCCACGGAGCGCGCCAAGACGACGGCTGTCAATGGCGAAAGCGAGACGCCGCCGTGGACGCGGTCGGCGTCGGGCTACAGATCCTGGTCCAGAACCGCCACCACACGAAGGTGCCGCCGTCGCACTCGCATATTGTCCTGAAGCAGGTGGTAGTCCTGACGACGGTGGCGCCACACCGCCGTGTGCCGTGCAGCAGCTTCTTGAGCGCCTGCTCCCGCTGCAGGAAGGAGCTCAGCGGCAAGGACGACGTGTTCATGTACAG AGGCGACCAGGGGTTCTGCAGCGAGGAGTGCCGGTGTGAGCAGATCTTGGTAGACGAGGCGAGGGAGCGTGAAGCCATGTTCGGCGGGAAGCAGCGCATGCGGCGTGGGTTGCCTCGCCGTCTCCACCACGGGCCACGGTCGGCGATGGGGGCGATCGGCGGTGGTGCGTCGAGGAGGCTAGTTGCGACAGCCTACTAG